The following proteins are co-located in the Apium graveolens cultivar Ventura chromosome 5, ASM990537v1, whole genome shotgun sequence genome:
- the LOC141660445 gene encoding protein FAR1-RELATED SEQUENCE 5-like yields the protein MNLVQRERHVNTATRSLIKTLYGSGVRNCQVMNVIGNIHGGNDKVGFNVQHVRNVLRDERMKRFEISDAQAGLDLLHRLNEESDSKYFIRTEVDEENRLKCLVWIDPRCIMAYQNFGDIMAFNTTYRTNRYAMPFVPFTGVNHHYQSVIFGFALMRDEHASTFEWILRTWLEGVGNNPPLTIITDQDQAMASAIATDFNNCIYKSLTECVFEARWASFVEKYHLQDHKWLKGLYELKHKWIPVYTRNKFSAFQNSTSRSEGMNSFFDKYVSSATGLKEFIENAQKALARQFMREKEEDYVTINLKRPMKLHTTLEYHASCIYTKEMFRRFQDELVESSKYFVEKDRRASEEGERMGDVYTYYSCYRPMSEPTRRNVYFVAFEKASSLGMCTCRMLEHSGLPCRHLLAVFTKKRVSEIPPYYINRRWTMHANRVDGVLPYNLDAGQSHEMTSTDRFNSMTMLTMSFCQSSIASKERYDYAVGVMNREIPILEKMSVDGIKSYESNSQAPNASAHEETILDPIMSQTKGRKKDVRFKSPIESIGKNEKPPRRCTYCQMEGHDKRKCASRLEDLKNVQESQYN from the exons ATGAATTTGGTACAACGAGAAAGACATGTCAACACCGCGACCCGTAGTTTGATAAAAACGCTTTATGGTTCGGGGGTTCGTAATTGTCAAGTGATGAATGTGATTGGTAACATTCATGGAGGTAATGACAAAGTTGGTTTCAATGTTCAACATGTTAGGAATGTGTTAAGAGACGAGAGGATGAAAAGGTTTGAGATTAGTGACGCCCAAGCGGGGTTGGACTTGTTGCATAGGTTGAATGAAGAAAGTgattctaaatattttattaggaCCGAAGTCGATGAAGAGAATCGCTTGAAGTGTCTAGTATGGATTGATCCGAGATGTATAATGGCTTACCAAAATTTTGGCGATATTATGGCTTTTAATACCACTTATCGGACAAATAGGTATGCAATGCCATTTGTCCCATTTACCGGAGTCAATCATCATTATCAATCGGTAATTTTCGGGTTTGCATTGATGCGGGATGAACACGCGTCGACTTTTGAGTGGATTCTTCGTACTTGGCTTGAAGGTGTGGGGAATAATCCTCCATTGACTATAATCACGGATCAAGATCAAGCCATGGCAAGCGCTATTGCG ACGGACTTCAACAATTGCATTTATAAATCTCTCACCGAATGTGTTTTTGAAGCTAGATGGGCGTCGTTTGTGGAAAAGTATCACTTGCAAGATCATAAATGGTTAAAGGGGTTATATGAGTTGAAGCACAAGTGGATTCCTGTATATACTAGAAACAAATTTTCGGCATTTCAAAATAGTACATCGAGGAGTGAGGGGATGAATTCTTTCTTTGATAAGTATGTGAGTTCGGCAACGGGTTTGAAGGAATTCATTGAAAATGCCCAAAAAGCATTGGCAAGGCAATTCATGAGGGAGAAGGAAGAAGATTATGTCACCATTAATCTAAAACGTCCTATGAAATTGCATACCACATTGGAGTATCATGCTTCTTGTATCTACACTAAGGAAATGTTTAGAAGATTTCAAGATGAATTGGTCGAGTCTTCAAAATACTTTGTTGAAAAAGACCGACGAGCTAGTGAAGAAGGGGAGAGAATGGGGGATGTTTATACGTACTATAGTTGTTATCGGCCCATGTCCGAGCCTACGAGAAGAAATGTTTATTTTGTGGCATTCGAGAAAGCAAGCTCTTTGGGAATGTGTACGTGTAGAATGCTTGAACATTCGGGGCTACCTTGTAGACACCTATTGGCGGTCTTCACTAAGAAACGGGTTTCGGAAATTCCCCCGTATTACATAAACCGGAGGTGGACAATGCAtgccaatagagttgatggtgtgtTGCCTTACAATTTGGATGCTGGACAAAGTCATGAGATGACCTCAACCGATCGATTTAATAGCATGACAATGTTAACCATGAGTTTTTGTCAAAGTAGCATTGCATCCAAGGAACGGTATGATTATGCCGTTGGAGTGATGAATCGAGAAATACCAATTCTCGAAAAAATGAGCGTTGATGGAATTAAATCTTACGAAAGCAATTCGCAAGCTCCAAATGCAAGTGCTCATGAAGAAACAATTCTTGACCCTATTATGTCCCAAACTAAAGGGAGGAAGAAGGACGTTCGTTTCAAAAGTCCAATAGAATCGATTGGTAAAAATGAGAAGCCGCCAAGAAGGTGCACTTATTGTCAAATGGAAGGCCATGATAAAAGGAAGTGTGCTAGTAGACTAGAAGATCTTAAAAATGTTCAAGAATCGCAATATAATTAG
- the LOC141724588 gene encoding E3 ubiquitin-protein ligase ATL42-like, with protein sequence MIFCIQRLSKINTSDCIKMQKLIIFLMFLIVKTRSQSSPTQLAPGDVPNNFHPSLAAIIIVLCCMVIFTFILLAYAKYCHRSSPMISPPIQGLLTRSTSRYSGIDKTVIESLPFFRFSSLRGTRSGLECSVCLARFEDIEILRLLPTCKHAFHIDCVDKWLEKHSTCPLCRHKVSTEDLAVLTYSHSLRFLTGHSDLRQDSNLEIFVQREEDYNHGSSRFSVGGSFRSKNEEEKEELPIQETFPENEEESLHKFNHRIIVSDAVLKNRWSNVSSSDLMFLNSEMIHVLSSQRFSSNESETEELKKIKAMDRKERSEIKNVESVQTDKFTVQKYGSTSKIMDIHEKRSMSEIVVHPRFTDCENSSTSNCENFENVKEERIRRKWLSIARKTIQWFANRDTSTRQFQNTKQSFDV encoded by the coding sequence ATGATCTTCTGCATTCAAAGGTTATCAAAAATTAATACATCTGATTGCATTAAAATGCAAAAGTTAATTATTTTTCTCATGTTTTTGATTGTGAAAACACGATCCCAATCCAGCCCTACACAATTAGCACCAGGGGATGTGCCAAACAATTTCCATCCAAGTCTTGCAGCTATTATTATTGTACTTTGTTGTATGGTCATTTTCACATTCATCCTTCTTGCTTATGCCAAGTATTGTCACCGAAGTTCGCCAATGATCAGTCCTCCTATTCAAGGCCTGCTTACGAGATCAACATCTCGATATTCTGGTATCGATAAAACTGTGATTGAATCACTTCCTTTTTTCAGATTTTCTTCGCTTAGAGGAACAAGAAGCGGGCTTGAGTGTTCTGTTTGTTTAGCAAGATTTGAAGATATTGAAATTCTTAGGCTACTCCCAACTTGCAAACATGCTTTCCATATAGATTGTGTCGATAAGTGGCTTGAAAAGCACTCAACATGCCCACTTTGCAGGCATAAGGTTAGCACAGAAGATCTTGCAGTGCTTACATATTCACACAGTTTGAGATTTTTAACAGGTCATTCAGACCTCAGACAGGATTCAAATTTGGAAATTTTTGTACAGAGGGAAGAAGATTATAATCACGGGTCATCGAGATTTAGTGTTGGAGGTAGCTTTAGAAGTAAAAatgaagaagaaaaggaagaactGCCAATTCAAGAAACTTTTCCTGAAAATGAAGAGGAAAGTCTACATAAGTTTAATCACAGGATCATTGTTTCTGATGCTGTTTTAAAGAACAGGTGGAGCAATGTGAGCTCTTCGGATCTTATGTTTTTAAATTCGGAGATGATTCATGTTCTGTCCAGCCAAAGATTCTCATCCAATGAATCAGAAACCGAGGAACTTAAGAAAATTAAGGCTATGGATAGAAAGGAACGGTCTGAGATCAAGAATGTCGAATCCGTTCAAACTGATAAATTCACAGTTCAAAAGTATGGCAGCACTTCAAAGATTATGGATATACATGAAAAGAGATCAATGTCTGAGATTGTAGTTCATCCAAGATTCACTGATTGCGAGAATTCTTCTACATCAAATTGCGAGAATTTTGAAAATGTGAAGGAGGAAAGGATAAGGAGGAAGTGgttgtcaattgcaagaaaaacAATTCAATGGTTTGCCAATAGAGACACAAGTACACGACAGTTTCAGAACACAAAACAATCTTTTGATGTATAG